The following coding sequences lie in one Anaerolineae bacterium genomic window:
- the trpB gene encoding tryptophan synthase subunit beta, whose translation MDNNKAVNNKYNQDKFPDSKGHFGIYGGRYVGETLMPALLELDEAYNTIVPDPSFQSEFKRLLQDYAGRPTPLFYAKRLSEHLDGAFIYLKREDLAHTGAHKINNTLGQALLAHRMGKTKLIAETGAGQHGVATATAAALFGMECRIFMGREDIRRQAPNVQRMKLLGAQVVPVTSGTMTLKDAMNEAMRFWVGAVRDTFYVIGSVAGPHPYPVMVREFQKVIGDEARRQILEHTGGLPDVLIACVGGGSNAMGLFHAFMADPVEMVGVEAAGRGIETKKHAATLGEGSIGVLHGSKSYVLQDENGQIQEAHSISAGLDYPGVGPEHSLLKDLNRVQYVSIDDHQALEAFNSLCVLEGIIPALESSHAVAWAMIEASRRPKNEIILVNLSGRGDKDLDIVSAYN comes from the coding sequence ATGGATAATAACAAAGCGGTTAATAACAAATATAATCAAGACAAATTTCCTGATTCCAAAGGCCATTTCGGCATTTATGGCGGGCGTTATGTCGGCGAAACCCTGATGCCTGCCCTACTGGAGCTGGACGAGGCTTATAATACGATTGTGCCTGATCCATCTTTTCAGTCTGAATTCAAGAGATTATTGCAAGATTACGCGGGCAGGCCGACCCCTCTGTTTTATGCAAAAAGACTGAGTGAACACCTTGATGGAGCATTCATTTATCTGAAGCGGGAAGATCTGGCTCATACAGGAGCTCATAAGATCAACAACACCCTGGGGCAGGCGCTTCTTGCACACCGAATGGGCAAAACTAAACTTATTGCTGAAACAGGGGCGGGGCAGCATGGTGTGGCAACGGCAACAGCGGCGGCTCTCTTTGGAATGGAGTGCCGTATCTTTATGGGAAGGGAAGACATCCGGAGGCAAGCCCCAAATGTTCAGCGCATGAAACTGCTCGGCGCCCAGGTAGTTCCGGTTACCTCAGGAACTATGACACTTAAGGATGCAATGAATGAGGCGATGCGCTTCTGGGTAGGGGCGGTTCGCGATACCTTTTATGTAATAGGATCGGTTGCGGGACCCCACCCTTATCCGGTAATGGTCCGGGAATTTCAGAAAGTTATCGGAGATGAAGCAAGGCGGCAGATACTCGAACATACCGGAGGTCTTCCAGATGTACTGATTGCCTGTGTCGGAGGAGGAAGCAATGCAATGGGACTTTTCCATGCATTTATGGCAGATCCTGTTGAAATGGTGGGGGTTGAAGCGGCAGGCAGGGGAATTGAAACAAAAAAACATGCGGCAACCCTTGGAGAAGGTTCAATAGGGGTTTTGCATGGTTCCAAGTCTTATGTGCTGCAGGATGAAAACGGACAGATTCAGGAGGCCCATTCGATCTCAGCAGGGCTGGATTATCCCGGAGTGGGGCCTGAACATTCCCTGTTAAAGGATTTAAACAGGGTGCAATATGTTTCCATAGATGATCATCAGGCCTTAGAAGCATTTAATAGTCTTTGCGTTCTGGAGGGGATTATCCCTGCCCTGGAAAGTTCGCATGCTGTTGCCTGGGCCATGATTGAAGCGTCTCGCAGGCCGAAAAACGAGATTATACTGGTAAATCTATCTGGAAGAGGGGATAAGGATCTCGACATTGTTTCCGCCTATAATTAA
- the trpA gene encoding tryptophan synthase subunit alpha, translating into MNRIDKTFEDLRQKKEKALVGFITAGDPNISDSFSIIKAMCKSGLDILELGISFSDPTADGPAIQRSSARALKQGINLRAVLEMTGRLRKETSIPIILFSYYNPVYAYGAKAFYKDALAAGADGALVVDLPPEESDEMTSQWPGNELALIRLVAPTTPLERMIQIAQSASGFIYLVSKTGVTGSEGLDTEDIKDKIGSLRSATKLPICVGFGISTADDVAAIASVADGVVIGSAFERLIEDNLDNPDIVSVLANKVAEFKKATRIVTS; encoded by the coding sequence ATGAATCGCATTGATAAAACCTTTGAAGATTTAAGACAAAAAAAAGAAAAGGCTCTGGTTGGATTTATTACCGCAGGCGATCCAAACATCTCGGATTCTTTCAGCATAATTAAAGCCATGTGCAAAAGCGGCCTGGATATTTTAGAACTTGGAATCTCTTTTTCCGATCCCACGGCTGACGGGCCTGCTATTCAGCGGTCCTCGGCAAGAGCTCTAAAACAGGGAATAAATCTTAGAGCTGTTCTTGAAATGACCGGCAGGCTGAGGAAAGAGACATCCATACCGATTATCCTTTTCAGTTATTACAATCCTGTTTACGCATACGGAGCTAAAGCCTTTTACAAAGACGCGCTGGCGGCAGGAGCAGATGGAGCGCTGGTGGTTGATCTTCCGCCTGAGGAGTCTGATGAAATGACCTCGCAATGGCCAGGAAATGAGCTTGCCTTAATCCGCCTTGTTGCGCCGACAACTCCGTTAGAACGGATGATTCAAATTGCGCAATCTGCATCAGGATTTATATACCTTGTTTCCAAAACTGGAGTTACCGGAAGCGAAGGTCTGGACACAGAGGATATAAAGGATAAAATTGGATCGCTTCGCTCGGCGACAAAGCTGCCCATCTGCGTTGGTTTCGGGATTTCCACGGCTGATGATGTGGCTGCCATTGCTTCGGTTGCAGATGGCGTGGTGATCGGAAGCGCTTTTGAACGTCTAATCGAAGATAACCTTGATAATCCCGATATTGTCTCGGTCCTTGCAAACAAGGTGGCCGAGTTTAAAAAAGCGACAAGAATTGTAACATCTTAA